From Lolium perenne isolate Kyuss_39 chromosome 5, Kyuss_2.0, whole genome shotgun sequence, a single genomic window includes:
- the LOC127300596 gene encoding sugar transport protein MST6-like, which yields MAGGAAVGGGVRQDYPGRLTLFVFITCLVAATGGLIFGYDIGISGGVTSMDPFLSRFFPSVSRKQREADGSNQYCKFDSQPLTMFTSSLYLAALVASLFAASVTRLAGRKWSMFVGGVTFLAGCALNGAAQDIAMLILGRVLLGVGVGFANQSVPVYLSEMAPARMRGMLNNAFQLMITLGILAANLINYGTNKISGGWGWRLSLALAAVPAAIITVGSLFLPDTPNSLLERGKADDARRMLLRVRGTDDIDAEYRDLAVASEASRAVERPWRDILRRRYRPQLVMAVAIPLLQQLTGINVIMFYAPVLFQTLRFGGSASLMSAVITGVVFLMATLVSVFTVDRVGRRVLFLQGGAQMFVSQVTVGALIGAKLGWSGVAEIPAGYAAAVVVMICVYVAGFAWSWGPLGWLVPSEVLSLAVRPAGQSITVATNMFMTFVVAQAFLPMLCSLKFVLFFFFAAWVAAMTLFVALFVPETKGVPIEGMANVWKRHWYWKRFVTDDDDPRRADIQMGNGVVKN from the coding sequence atggcgggcggcgcggcggtcGGCGGCGGGGTGAGGCAGGACTACCCCGGCCGGCTGACCCTGTTCGTGTTCATAACGTGCCTGGTGGCGGCCACGGGCGGGCTCATCTTTGGCTACGACATCGGCATCTCCGGCGGTGTGACGTCGATGGACCCGTTCCTCAGCAGGTTCTTCCCATCTGTGTctcggaagcagcgggaggccgaCGGCAGCAACCAGTACTGCAAGTTCGACAGCCAGCCCCTCACCATGTTCACCTCCTCGCTCTACCTCGCCGCGCTCGTCGCCTCCCTCTTCGCCGCCTCCGTCACCCGCCTCGCCGGACGCAAATGGTCCATGTTCGTCGGCGGGGTCACCTTCCTCGCCGGATGCGCGCTCAACGGCGCCGCCCAAGACATCGCCATGCTCATCCTCGGCCGCGTCCTCCTCGGCGTCGGCGTCGGCTTCGCCAACCAGAGCGTGCCGGTCTACCTCTCGGAGATGGCGCCGGCCAGGATGCGCGGCATGCTCAACAATGCATTCCAGCTCATGATCACCCTCGGCATCCTCGCCGCCAACCTCATCAACTACGGGACCAACAAGATCTCCGGCGGGTGGGGGTGGCGGCTCAGCCTCGCTCTCGCGGCGGTGCCTGCGGCCATCATCACCGTCGGCTCCTTGTTCCTACCCGACACGCCCAACTCCCTCCTGGAACGCGGCAAGGCCGACGACGCCAGGCGGATGCTCCTGCGCGTGCGCGGCACCGACGACATCGACGCCGAGTACCGCGACCTGGCGGTCGCGAGCGAGGCGTCTCGCGCCGTGGAGCGGCCGTGGCGCGACATCCTGCGGCGGCGGTACAGGCCGCAGCTGGTGATGGCGGTGGCGATCCCGCTGCTGCAGCAGCTCACGGGCATCAACGTCATCATGTTCTACGCGCCGGTGCTCTTCCAGACGCTGAGGTTCGGCGGCAGCGCGTCGCTCATGTCGGCGGTCATCACCGGCGTCGTCTTCCTTATGGCCACGCTGGTGTCGGTCTTCACGGTGGACAGGGTGGGGCGGCGCGTGCTGTTCCTGCAGGGCGGGGCGCAGATGTTTGTGAGCCAGGTGACGGTGGGGGCGCTCATCGGCGCCAAGCTCGGGTGGAGCGGCGTGGCGGAGATCCCGGCCGGGtacgcggcggcggtggtggtgatgatctGCGTCTACGTGGCTGGGTTCGCTTGGTCTTGGGGCCCGCTGGGGTGGCTGGTGCCAAGCGAGGTGTTGTCACTGGCGGTGAGGCCGGCGGGGCAGAGCATCACTGTCGCCACCAACATGTTCATGACCTTCGTCGTCGCCCAGGCCTTCCTCCCCATGCTCTGCAGCCTCAAGTTCGTCCTATTCTTCTTCTTCGCCGCGTGGGTCGCCGCCATGACGCTCTTCGTCGCGCTCTTCGTGCCGGAGACCAAGGGGGTGCCCATCGAGGGCATGGCCAACGTCTGGAAGAGGCACTGGTACTGGAAGCGCTTCGTCACCGACGACGATGACCCGCGACGGGCAGACATCCAGATGGGCAACGGCGTTGTCAAGAACTAG